Proteins from a genomic interval of Schaalia odontolytica:
- a CDS encoding class C sortase, whose amino-acid sequence MSNQASDQSKTPLKARLLATAPPVLLLAGILVLLYPVLATQYNNHRQAQIAEQFSAVAEELGPDAVADNLRRADEYNREAAEAPILDPWLDAQRPDTAQYQEYLSQLDLNDVMATVKIPSINVNLPIYHGTDTATLDKGVGHLFGTALPVGGESTHTVLTGHTGLGTATIFDELTSVQMGEYFYIETAGRHLKYQVTDIRVVLPNETESLNKVEGKDLATLITCTPYGVNTHRLLVTGERVPMDDASAQAEAAQVHPRVLQPWMIAVLASVVVILCVAGWIWLRSRKRSQETLEATQAPEALEVADGAEAPEEPEVSIGK is encoded by the coding sequence GTGAGCAACCAAGCGTCCGATCAGTCGAAGACCCCGCTCAAGGCGCGTCTTCTCGCCACCGCGCCCCCCGTTCTCCTGCTGGCCGGCATCCTCGTCCTGCTCTACCCCGTCCTGGCCACCCAGTACAACAACCACCGCCAGGCCCAGATCGCCGAGCAGTTCAGCGCGGTCGCCGAGGAGCTTGGCCCGGACGCCGTCGCCGACAACCTTCGGCGCGCCGACGAATACAACCGTGAGGCGGCGGAGGCGCCCATCCTGGACCCCTGGCTGGATGCGCAGCGCCCCGACACCGCCCAGTACCAGGAATATCTCTCCCAGCTCGACCTGAACGACGTCATGGCGACCGTCAAGATCCCGTCCATCAACGTCAATCTTCCGATCTATCACGGCACCGACACGGCGACCCTCGACAAGGGGGTCGGCCATCTCTTCGGCACGGCGCTGCCCGTGGGCGGGGAGTCAACCCACACCGTCCTCACCGGTCACACGGGCCTGGGGACGGCCACCATCTTCGACGAGCTCACGAGCGTGCAGATGGGCGAGTACTTCTACATCGAGACCGCCGGACGCCACCTGAAGTACCAGGTCACGGACATTCGCGTGGTGCTGCCCAACGAGACCGAATCCCTGAACAAGGTGGAGGGTAAGGACCTGGCCACCCTCATCACGTGCACGCCCTACGGGGTGAACACACACCGCCTCCTCGTGACGGGCGAAAGGGTCCCCATGGACGACGCGAGCGCACAGGCGGAGGCCGCGCAGGTTCACCCCCGCGTCCTGCAGCCCTGGATGATCGCCGTCCTCGCCTCCGTCGTGGTGATCCTGTGCGTCGCCGGATGGATCTGGCTGCGCTCCCGCAAGCGGTCCCAGGAAACGCTGGAAGCGACGCAGGCGCCGGAAGCGCTGGAGGTTGCCGATGGCGCGGAAGCGCCCGAAGAGCCCGAAGTGTCAATTGGCAAGTAA
- a CDS encoding SpaA isopeptide-forming pilin-related protein: MQYRPNARIVRHARAAITPRRYGVRVLIIAALAALAALPGLLAPPAQAGPTLESAGSDEVVFDRTEGRIGPAILNDSPTDRTTAVADHAFFGVVRGMSVYDSRDRNQYSQAHQPGVAQRWLKADVAKRGDYWSYITRGVAWDYHINPYGYQGEYRDNVISASTTSALGYKPNNPGKSALNSTFLIGTVRHNNFPIWSAIHYVHASFDIRIGDLEESFPFDQHETTNDNDTTAVANQGGAYRYYSQAYSARSCPAEAPYYALIRGYGENTWFCFQHVGPGYGNYDIYTDQPNYYPNYVDVPGHTPESDDVLTVNKTTSDRTLVVDGIPYRLFLWGFVPSADGNCPAQPPADSAPVNTFTTKENQTSFGCLYGEFRQERFLRIAKNVTEDSGAPGEEIPSFNFTTLPAGDWKAPEGAPLPNEAQADTYISPGSFSDFSLKPTAYGNGGTVLSGYQSFIPGKSQFIVAETGPTIPGKNPIAPGQPGYYGPWPVSDDPNAAQWKLSEVTCVNGVGDRVNVTRDPATGGIDFSAVPPASSAKALPVTCTFTNQKQAPKIRIEKSIESVKDAFAPNITVTYRITATNDGTLKGTTGRLADSPSFAPGLKERSVRIATTLEGLDSATPTRYGPYTLTEGTDLEPGAQATWYIRMNVARNKRTPGYSEPALECASANGHLTPRRGLYNSVSGPYDYDGSANNEACAPVRPRYIRIEKAGTQPVGTPNDDGTYPLKGAAFAIYDNAELKGTPVSVVDGGPTFLSAPLAPDTDYWLVETRAPAGHALLPRPVPFRISVGNDADATTVLTAQFGPDEGFSSVRVLSAQPGASGEAGAPGIRIVDTQVGTLPVAGGYGVYPHVAAGIGLIALAGGCAWARKRQRVGKA, from the coding sequence ATGCAGTATCGCCCCAACGCCCGCATTGTGCGACATGCGAGGGCCGCGATTACGCCTCGTCGATACGGCGTGCGGGTCCTGATTATCGCCGCGCTTGCCGCACTCGCCGCGCTACCCGGCCTGCTGGCCCCCCCGGCCCAGGCCGGCCCGACCCTCGAAAGCGCCGGATCAGACGAGGTCGTCTTCGATCGCACCGAGGGACGCATCGGTCCCGCCATTCTCAACGACTCTCCGACCGACCGCACGACCGCCGTCGCCGACCACGCATTCTTCGGCGTCGTGCGCGGCATGAGCGTCTACGACTCCAGGGACCGCAACCAGTACTCGCAGGCTCACCAGCCGGGCGTGGCCCAGCGCTGGCTGAAGGCCGACGTCGCCAAGCGTGGCGACTACTGGTCCTACATCACCCGAGGCGTCGCGTGGGACTACCACATCAATCCCTACGGCTACCAGGGGGAGTACAGGGACAACGTCATCTCTGCCTCGACCACGAGCGCCCTGGGCTACAAGCCCAACAACCCCGGCAAGTCCGCGCTCAACAGCACCTTCCTGATCGGCACCGTCCGACACAACAACTTCCCGATCTGGTCGGCGATTCACTACGTGCACGCCTCCTTCGACATTCGCATCGGAGACCTCGAAGAATCCTTCCCCTTCGACCAGCACGAGACCACCAACGATAACGACACGACCGCCGTGGCGAATCAAGGCGGAGCCTACAGGTACTACTCGCAGGCGTACTCCGCCCGCTCGTGCCCCGCGGAGGCACCCTACTACGCCCTCATCCGCGGATACGGGGAGAACACCTGGTTCTGCTTCCAGCACGTGGGCCCGGGCTACGGCAACTACGACATCTACACCGACCAGCCGAACTACTACCCCAACTACGTGGATGTTCCGGGGCACACGCCCGAATCTGACGACGTGCTCACCGTGAATAAGACCACCTCGGACCGCACCCTCGTCGTTGACGGCATCCCCTACCGCCTCTTCCTGTGGGGCTTCGTGCCCAGCGCCGACGGCAATTGCCCCGCCCAGCCCCCGGCGGACTCGGCTCCCGTCAACACCTTCACCACGAAGGAGAATCAGACCTCGTTTGGCTGCCTCTACGGAGAGTTCCGTCAGGAGCGATTCCTGCGCATCGCGAAGAACGTCACCGAGGACTCCGGAGCCCCCGGCGAGGAGATCCCCTCCTTCAACTTCACGACCCTGCCCGCTGGCGACTGGAAGGCTCCCGAGGGAGCGCCCCTGCCCAACGAGGCCCAGGCCGACACCTACATTAGCCCCGGATCATTCTCCGACTTCTCCCTCAAGCCCACCGCCTACGGTAACGGCGGCACGGTTCTGAGCGGATACCAGTCATTCATCCCCGGAAAGTCCCAGTTCATCGTCGCTGAGACCGGCCCCACGATCCCCGGCAAGAACCCGATCGCACCCGGCCAGCCCGGCTACTACGGCCCCTGGCCAGTCAGCGATGATCCCAACGCCGCGCAGTGGAAGCTCTCGGAGGTCACCTGCGTCAACGGAGTTGGTGACCGAGTGAACGTCACGCGCGACCCGGCCACCGGCGGCATCGACTTCTCCGCCGTGCCCCCCGCCTCCTCGGCCAAGGCTCTGCCGGTGACCTGCACCTTCACCAACCAGAAGCAGGCCCCCAAGATCCGCATCGAGAAGAGCATCGAAAGCGTCAAGGATGCTTTCGCTCCCAACATCACCGTCACCTATCGCATCACCGCCACCAACGACGGGACCCTGAAAGGAACCACCGGACGACTGGCCGACTCCCCCTCCTTCGCTCCGGGACTGAAGGAACGCTCCGTCAGGATCGCCACGACCCTGGAAGGACTCGACAGCGCCACCCCAACGCGCTACGGCCCCTACACCCTCACCGAGGGCACGGACCTCGAACCGGGTGCCCAGGCCACCTGGTACATCCGTATGAATGTGGCGCGCAACAAAAGGACCCCGGGTTACAGTGAGCCCGCACTGGAGTGCGCCTCCGCCAATGGGCACCTGACGCCCAGACGCGGCCTCTATAACTCGGTGAGTGGCCCCTACGATTACGACGGAAGCGCCAACAACGAGGCGTGCGCTCCCGTGCGTCCTCGCTACATCCGCATCGAGAAGGCCGGGACCCAACCCGTTGGCACGCCCAACGACGATGGAACCTACCCGCTTAAGGGCGCCGCCTTCGCGATCTACGACAACGCTGAACTCAAGGGAACGCCCGTCAGCGTCGTCGACGGTGGCCCCACCTTCCTGAGCGCCCCCCTGGCCCCTGACACCGACTACTGGCTCGTCGAGACACGCGCGCCAGCCGGACACGCGCTTCTCCCCAGGCCCGTCCCGTTCCGCATCAGCGTCGGAAACGACGCGGACGCGACCACCGTCCTCACGGCGCAGTTCGGTCCCGACGAGGGCTTTTCCTCCGTGCGCGTCCTGTCGGCGCAGCCCGGCGCGAGCGGTGAGGCGGGGGCCCCCGGCATCCGTATCGTCGATACCCAGGTGGGCACGCTGCCCGTCGCAGGCGGATACGGCGTCTACCCCCACGTCGCGGCAGGCATCGGCCTGATCGCCCTTGCGGGCGGGTGCGCGTGGGCGCGCAAGCGCCAGCGCGTCGGCAAGGCCTGA
- the mtnN gene encoding 5'-methylthioadenosine/S-adenosylhomocysteine nucleosidase, protein MNLRMPERVRVDAVIQAAMDMEAAPFLHELAPLGEEETPEAVLGGSRMTQRFALGELEGKAVLVVTSGIGLANAACATARALALVEAPVVIAAGTTGGLARDINVGDIAAGTTAIYGQADATAFGYAPGQIPQMPVDYASSEAAAARLDDLTEAIPHRVRVGRILSSDSFCTQEHAEPMRRRFPDAIGTDMETCAMAQVCWSAGVDWISLRAVSDLCEPGADRAFHMDGARAASHSADAVAAYLRML, encoded by the coding sequence ATGAATCTGCGCATGCCCGAACGCGTCCGCGTCGACGCCGTCATCCAGGCCGCCATGGACATGGAGGCCGCACCCTTCCTGCACGAGCTTGCCCCCCTCGGCGAGGAGGAGACACCCGAGGCGGTGCTGGGCGGCTCGCGCATGACCCAGCGATTTGCCCTCGGAGAACTGGAAGGAAAGGCCGTCCTGGTCGTCACCTCGGGCATCGGGCTGGCGAACGCGGCCTGCGCGACCGCCCGCGCCCTCGCCCTCGTCGAAGCTCCCGTGGTCATCGCAGCGGGGACGACCGGCGGCCTCGCGCGCGACATCAACGTCGGGGACATCGCCGCCGGAACGACCGCCATCTACGGGCAGGCCGACGCAACCGCCTTCGGATACGCGCCGGGGCAGATCCCTCAGATGCCCGTCGACTACGCCTCGTCCGAGGCCGCGGCCGCGCGACTGGACGACCTCACCGAGGCGATCCCCCACCGGGTGAGAGTCGGCCGGATCCTCTCCTCCGACTCCTTCTGCACGCAGGAGCACGCCGAACCCATGCGCCGTCGCTTTCCCGACGCCATCGGCACCGACATGGAGACCTGCGCGATGGCCCAAGTGTGCTGGTCGGCAGGCGTCGACTGGATCTCCCTGCGAGCCGTCTCCGACCTGTGCGAACCCGGCGCCGACCGGGCGTTCCACATGGACGGTGCGCGCGCCGCCTCCCACAGCGCCGACGCGGTTGCCGCCTACCTGAGGATGCTATGA